Proteins from a single region of Gasterosteus aculeatus chromosome Y, fGasAcu3.hap1.1, whole genome shotgun sequence:
- the LOC120812590 gene encoding genetic suppressor element 1-like isoform X4, which produces MNHESNKSASLGMISTATRTTATVSPLSPLTNGNVVAQSANSGFAAALRKLAKQAEDPRGSAVSGESSPVPSPATSHSSPVTTPKRGSLGPHLGQTRGHGVSGTAPVVTIAPTKTSNGLWRADARQVDLSVQGLGRERLGAENTQTQQDKRTPPTPSRHPLAHPFGLTPSSVMQDPRMQSLSLPGQMHPVVPSSAIQEEYLRALRPFGTSDDLRLTSLPMSLEQAAAAHAAAAAAYYHPAYMHHPLSLPRMEESMCLSALRSQFYSVPGGGAFSPLHHSALHLHMPGGRYPGELNHTAALAERLQMENDLRQREREQEREREKEREREAGLEREREREREEERERELDRQKDRQKERQRERQQQMVRAAENHYLAELQARRAPPEDRARPDKTKDSEHPCFPAHIPMSLQPGLHPSRGSIPHPVPNLVPSHLGKHHAAAAGGIHGALAAAMMTQRASEAAWLTRQRGQGNERDAPLEMGLRSPGKGMELKRDSHRTYSVHQNSGSKDVPPCLGAPPPLISPKGPHPPAPLTTLWNPASFVGTPSDSRRKLNPPTPPSRPPPGLTRADRPTVSWGEKQEDGGRRRTEVTERYTSTIGASLQEAGSWNQADQDRAIQSLYHRHHINNLHKRPMEPPSVPRAGAELVGRCRAASPPLVRERQGKLPSSVLVYDEVLQQHRQLLSKLDLEEKKRREAREGGYFYELDESYDESDEEEVKAHLRRVTEQPRLKLDTSSEKVDFLRACGLTTLAHRDELLLRKRRKRRRMMRERSPSPPAARSKRKASSPSAPPAPLTTPYSAEQMDCTPELHDKKDFLLMFNLSHVSPQQKRDKERPEGLLKAIQRKTVTLDTLRYNPLPPCSSPLANLTCDSSSASLLSQSNGHQYPDSPSPSPPYLHKPKHLAHNDTFKPSVDTHTSHNPPPLNPHPEKAEFTEAQPNRKLQGLQNAVASPHKKESNPVQNGRNRPWERFTPEAFAQHFHQAVLQSTHSTLQNKGVSSCCPEDGAMPHSVSQLKNSSTPYPLIHALQHGQINGYHFHPLAAGRDTPEPREDLSDEDEEESGQEEEGDEVEIEEAPRKWQGIEAIFEAYHEYVDEWSIERHVLHSQCKRLEAQNYNLTRTAEQLTLTMGDLVSQRQKVREERDRLQAQLEHFRRCLTLPNIQWGRGQVNGHTPR; this is translated from the exons GTTCTGCCGTCAGCGGTGAGTCGTCTCCCGTCCCGTCCCCGGCCACCAGCCACAGCTCGCCGGTAACCACCCCGAAGCGGGGCTCGCTAGGGCCCCACCTGGGCCAGACCAGAGGCCACGGTGTATCCGGCACCGCCCCGGTGGTCACCATTGCCCCTACCAAGACCAGCAACGGCCTGTGGAGGGCCGACGCAAGACAG gtTGATCTGAGTGTTCAGGGACTCGGTAGAGAGCGGTTGGGGGCCGAGAACACCCAGACACAACAGGATAAGAGGACTCCTCCGACCCCCTCTCGTCACCCCCTGGCTCACCCCTTCGGCCTCACCCCTAGCTCAGTCATGCAGGACCCCAGAATGCAGAGCCTCAG TTTGCCCGGGCAGATGCACCCCGTGGTTCCCTCGAGCGCCATCCAGGAGGAGTACCTGAGAGCGCTGCGGCCGTTTGGCACGTCGGATGACCTCCGGCTGACCTCTCTACCCATGAGTTTGGAGCAAGCTGCCGCGGCCCACGCCGCAGCCGCCGCTGCTTACTATCATCCTGCCTACATGCACCACCCGCTGTCCTTACCAAG GATGGAGGAGTCCATGTGTCTCTCCGCGCTACGCTCGCAGTTCTACTCTGTACCTGGAGGAGgcgccttctctcctctccaccacTCTGCCCTCCACTTGCACATGCCTGGAGGCCGCTACCCCGGAGAACTGAACCACACGGCGGCGCTGGCTGAAAG GCTGCAGATGGAGAATGATCTCcgccagcgagagagagagcaagagcgcgaacgagagaaagaaagggagcgTGAGGCCGGGCTggagcgggagagggagagagagagggaggaggagcgggagagagagctgGACAGGCAGAAGGACAGGCagaaggagaggcagagggagagacagcagCAGATGGTCAGAGCAGCCGAAAACCACTACCTGGCTGAGCTGCAGGCTCGGAGGGCACCACCAGAGGACAGGGCCAGGCCAG ACAAAACCAAGGACTCTGAGCACCCGTGTTTCCCAGCACACATACCTATGTCCCTGCAGCCGGGCCTTCACCCCTCCAGGGGCTCCATCCCACACCCTGTGCCCAACCTGGTGCCTTCTCACTTGGGGAAGcatcacgctgctgctgctggggggatCCATGGAGCTCTGGCAGCTGCCATGATGACTCAGAGGGCTAGTGAGGCGGCGTGGTTGACACGGCAACGAGGACAAGGGAATGAGAGGGACGCTCCGCTGGAGATGGGCCTCAGGTCACCTGGGAAAGGGATGGAGCTGAAAAGAGACAGTCACAG AACCTATTCAGTCCATCAGAACTCAGGAAGCAAAGACGTACCTCCCTGCCTCGGTGCTCCACCTCCCCTTATCTCCCCTAAAGGTCCCCATCCTCCTGCCCCTTTGACCACACTGTGGAACCCGGCCTCCTTCGTCGGCACCCCCTCCGACTCCCGCAGAAAACTGAACCCTCCGACCCCGCCAAGCCGGCCGCCTCCAGGACTGACCAGAGCCGACAGGCCGACGGTAAGCTGGGGGGAGAAGCAGGAAGACGGAGGCAGAAGGCGGACGGAGGTCACAGAGCGGTACACCTCAACGATTGGAGCTAGTTTACAAGAAGCAGGTTCCTGGAACCAGGCAGACCAGGACCGAGCCATCCAGAGCCTCTATCACCGCCATCACATCAACAACCTCCACAAGAGGCCCATGGAGCCCCCGTCTGTTCCCCGCGCCGGTGCTGAACTGGTGGGGCGGTGTCGGGCCGCTTCTCCGCCTCTGGTAAGGGAGCGACAGGGTAAGCTGCCCAGCAGTGTACTGGTGTATGACGAGGTTCTCCAGCAGCACCGCCAGCTGCTCAGCAAACTggacctggaggagaagaagaggagggaggcccGAGAGGGAG GTTATTTCTATGAACTGGACGAGTCGTACGATGagagcgacgaggaggaggtaAAAGCTCATTTGAGGAGAGTGACGGAACAGCCCCGACTCAAACTCGACACGTCCTCCGAG AAAGTGGATTTCCTGCGCGCGTGCGGTCTGACCACGCTGGCCCATCGCGACGAGCTTCTGCTGAGGAAAAGgcgaaagaggaggaggatgatgcgAGAGCGCAGCCCCTCTCCGCCGGCCGCGCGGAGCAAGAGGAAGGCCTCGTCGCCTTCGGCACCTCCGGCTCCCTTAACTACGCCATACTCTGCAGAGCAGATGGACTGCACCCCTGAACTGCACGACAAAAAAGACTTCCTCCTTATGTTCAACCTCTCCCACGTCAGCCCACAGCAGAAGAGAG ATAAGGAAAGGCCTGAGGGGCTGCTGAAGGCCATTCAAAGGAAGACTGTGACATTAGACACACTCAGATATAACCCTTTACCTCCGTGTAGCAGTCCTCTTGCTAACTTAACTT gTGACTCCTCATCCGCCTCTTTGCTGAGTCAATCAAATGGACACCAGTACCCAGACTCTcccagcccctcccctccctactTACACAAACCCAAACATCTCGCCCATAATGACACATTCAAACCCTCCGTGGACACCCACACGTCCCACAATCCGCCACCTTTGAACCCCCACCCTGAAAAGGCCGAATTCACGGAGGCTCAGCCAAACAGGAAGCTCCAGGGCCTCCAGAACGCTGTTGCTTCCccacacaaaaaagaatccaatCCGGTGCAGAATGGACGGAATCGTCCCTGGGAGAGGTTTACACCGGAGGCTTTTGCTCAGCACTTCCACCAGGCCGTGCTGCAGTCCACACATAGCACACTGCAGAACAAAG GAGTCTCGAGCTGTTGCCCAGAGGACGGCGCGATGCCTCACAGCGTCTCTCAACTGAAAAACTCATCCACTCCGTATCCTCTTATCCACGCGCTTCAGCACGGACAGATCAACGGCTATCACTTCCACCCCCTTGCAGCCGGCAGGGACACTCCAGAACCGCGCGAAGACCTGTCtgatgaggacgaggaagagtctggtcaggaggaggaaggcgatGAGGTGGAGATTGAAGAAGCACCGAGGAAGTGGCAGGGTATTGAAGCTATCTTTGAGGCCTACCACGAGTATGTGGATG AATGGAGTATAGAGAGGCATGTTCTTCACAGTCAGTGTAAAAGACTTGAAGCACAGAATTACAATCTGACCAGAACCGCCGAGCAGCTCACTCTCACTATGGGT GACCTGGTGAGTCAGAGGCagaaggtgagagaggagagggacagactTCAGGCCCAGCTTGAGCACTTCAGGAGGTGTTTGACACTACCGAACATACAATGGGGCAGGGGGCAAGTCAACGGGCACACGCCGAGGTGA
- the LOC120812590 gene encoding genetic suppressor element 1-like isoform X1: protein MFGLKTPHFYLPGMNHESNKSASLGMISTATRTTATVSPLSPLTNGNVVAQSANSGFAAALRKLAKQAEDPRGSAVSGESSPVPSPATSHSSPVTTPKRGSLGPHLGQTRGHGVSGTAPVVTIAPTKTSNGLWRADARQVDLSVQGLGRERLGAENTQTQQDKRTPPTPSRHPLAHPFGLTPSSVMQDPRMQSLSLPGQMHPVVPSSAIQEEYLRALRPFGTSDDLRLTSLPMSLEQAAAAHAAAAAAYYHPAYMHHPLSLPRMEESMCLSALRSQFYSVPGGGAFSPLHHSALHLHMPGGRYPGELNHTAALAERLQMENDLRQREREQEREREKEREREAGLEREREREREEERERELDRQKDRQKERQRERQQQMVRAAENHYLAELQARRAPPEDRARPGERLTPNRLDKTKDSEHPCFPAHIPMSLQPGLHPSRGSIPHPVPNLVPSHLGKHHAAAAGGIHGALAAAMMTQRASEAAWLTRQRGQGNERDAPLEMGLRSPGKGMELKRDSHRTYSVHQNSGSKDVPPCLGAPPPLISPKGPHPPAPLTTLWNPASFVGTPSDSRRKLNPPTPPSRPPPGLTRADRPTVSWGEKQEDGGRRRTEVTERYTSTIGASLQEAGSWNQADQDRAIQSLYHRHHINNLHKRPMEPPSVPRAGAELVGRCRAASPPLVRERQGKLPSSVLVYDEVLQQHRQLLSKLDLEEKKRREAREGGYFYELDESYDESDEEEVKAHLRRVTEQPRLKLDTSSEKVDFLRACGLTTLAHRDELLLRKRRKRRRMMRERSPSPPAARSKRKASSPSAPPAPLTTPYSAEQMDCTPELHDKKDFLLMFNLSHVSPQQKRDKERPEGLLKAIQRKTVTLDTLRYNPLPPCSSPLANLTCDSSSASLLSQSNGHQYPDSPSPSPPYLHKPKHLAHNDTFKPSVDTHTSHNPPPLNPHPEKAEFTEAQPNRKLQGLQNAVASPHKKESNPVQNGRNRPWERFTPEAFAQHFHQAVLQSTHSTLQNKGVSSCCPEDGAMPHSVSQLKNSSTPYPLIHALQHGQINGYHFHPLAAGRDTPEPREDLSDEDEEESGQEEEGDEVEIEEAPRKWQGIEAIFEAYHEYVDEWSIERHVLHSQCKRLEAQNYNLTRTAEQLTLTMGDLVSQRQKVREERDRLQAQLEHFRRCLTLPNIQWGRGQVNGHTPR from the exons GTTCTGCCGTCAGCGGTGAGTCGTCTCCCGTCCCGTCCCCGGCCACCAGCCACAGCTCGCCGGTAACCACCCCGAAGCGGGGCTCGCTAGGGCCCCACCTGGGCCAGACCAGAGGCCACGGTGTATCCGGCACCGCCCCGGTGGTCACCATTGCCCCTACCAAGACCAGCAACGGCCTGTGGAGGGCCGACGCAAGACAG gtTGATCTGAGTGTTCAGGGACTCGGTAGAGAGCGGTTGGGGGCCGAGAACACCCAGACACAACAGGATAAGAGGACTCCTCCGACCCCCTCTCGTCACCCCCTGGCTCACCCCTTCGGCCTCACCCCTAGCTCAGTCATGCAGGACCCCAGAATGCAGAGCCTCAG TTTGCCCGGGCAGATGCACCCCGTGGTTCCCTCGAGCGCCATCCAGGAGGAGTACCTGAGAGCGCTGCGGCCGTTTGGCACGTCGGATGACCTCCGGCTGACCTCTCTACCCATGAGTTTGGAGCAAGCTGCCGCGGCCCACGCCGCAGCCGCCGCTGCTTACTATCATCCTGCCTACATGCACCACCCGCTGTCCTTACCAAG GATGGAGGAGTCCATGTGTCTCTCCGCGCTACGCTCGCAGTTCTACTCTGTACCTGGAGGAGgcgccttctctcctctccaccacTCTGCCCTCCACTTGCACATGCCTGGAGGCCGCTACCCCGGAGAACTGAACCACACGGCGGCGCTGGCTGAAAG GCTGCAGATGGAGAATGATCTCcgccagcgagagagagagcaagagcgcgaacgagagaaagaaagggagcgTGAGGCCGGGCTggagcgggagagggagagagagagggaggaggagcgggagagagagctgGACAGGCAGAAGGACAGGCagaaggagaggcagagggagagacagcagCAGATGGTCAGAGCAGCCGAAAACCACTACCTGGCTGAGCTGCAGGCTCGGAGGGCACCACCAGAGGACAGGGCCAGGCCAGGTGAGAGGCTGACCCCGAACAGACTGG ACAAAACCAAGGACTCTGAGCACCCGTGTTTCCCAGCACACATACCTATGTCCCTGCAGCCGGGCCTTCACCCCTCCAGGGGCTCCATCCCACACCCTGTGCCCAACCTGGTGCCTTCTCACTTGGGGAAGcatcacgctgctgctgctggggggatCCATGGAGCTCTGGCAGCTGCCATGATGACTCAGAGGGCTAGTGAGGCGGCGTGGTTGACACGGCAACGAGGACAAGGGAATGAGAGGGACGCTCCGCTGGAGATGGGCCTCAGGTCACCTGGGAAAGGGATGGAGCTGAAAAGAGACAGTCACAG AACCTATTCAGTCCATCAGAACTCAGGAAGCAAAGACGTACCTCCCTGCCTCGGTGCTCCACCTCCCCTTATCTCCCCTAAAGGTCCCCATCCTCCTGCCCCTTTGACCACACTGTGGAACCCGGCCTCCTTCGTCGGCACCCCCTCCGACTCCCGCAGAAAACTGAACCCTCCGACCCCGCCAAGCCGGCCGCCTCCAGGACTGACCAGAGCCGACAGGCCGACGGTAAGCTGGGGGGAGAAGCAGGAAGACGGAGGCAGAAGGCGGACGGAGGTCACAGAGCGGTACACCTCAACGATTGGAGCTAGTTTACAAGAAGCAGGTTCCTGGAACCAGGCAGACCAGGACCGAGCCATCCAGAGCCTCTATCACCGCCATCACATCAACAACCTCCACAAGAGGCCCATGGAGCCCCCGTCTGTTCCCCGCGCCGGTGCTGAACTGGTGGGGCGGTGTCGGGCCGCTTCTCCGCCTCTGGTAAGGGAGCGACAGGGTAAGCTGCCCAGCAGTGTACTGGTGTATGACGAGGTTCTCCAGCAGCACCGCCAGCTGCTCAGCAAACTggacctggaggagaagaagaggagggaggcccGAGAGGGAG GTTATTTCTATGAACTGGACGAGTCGTACGATGagagcgacgaggaggaggtaAAAGCTCATTTGAGGAGAGTGACGGAACAGCCCCGACTCAAACTCGACACGTCCTCCGAG AAAGTGGATTTCCTGCGCGCGTGCGGTCTGACCACGCTGGCCCATCGCGACGAGCTTCTGCTGAGGAAAAGgcgaaagaggaggaggatgatgcgAGAGCGCAGCCCCTCTCCGCCGGCCGCGCGGAGCAAGAGGAAGGCCTCGTCGCCTTCGGCACCTCCGGCTCCCTTAACTACGCCATACTCTGCAGAGCAGATGGACTGCACCCCTGAACTGCACGACAAAAAAGACTTCCTCCTTATGTTCAACCTCTCCCACGTCAGCCCACAGCAGAAGAGAG ATAAGGAAAGGCCTGAGGGGCTGCTGAAGGCCATTCAAAGGAAGACTGTGACATTAGACACACTCAGATATAACCCTTTACCTCCGTGTAGCAGTCCTCTTGCTAACTTAACTT gTGACTCCTCATCCGCCTCTTTGCTGAGTCAATCAAATGGACACCAGTACCCAGACTCTcccagcccctcccctccctactTACACAAACCCAAACATCTCGCCCATAATGACACATTCAAACCCTCCGTGGACACCCACACGTCCCACAATCCGCCACCTTTGAACCCCCACCCTGAAAAGGCCGAATTCACGGAGGCTCAGCCAAACAGGAAGCTCCAGGGCCTCCAGAACGCTGTTGCTTCCccacacaaaaaagaatccaatCCGGTGCAGAATGGACGGAATCGTCCCTGGGAGAGGTTTACACCGGAGGCTTTTGCTCAGCACTTCCACCAGGCCGTGCTGCAGTCCACACATAGCACACTGCAGAACAAAG GAGTCTCGAGCTGTTGCCCAGAGGACGGCGCGATGCCTCACAGCGTCTCTCAACTGAAAAACTCATCCACTCCGTATCCTCTTATCCACGCGCTTCAGCACGGACAGATCAACGGCTATCACTTCCACCCCCTTGCAGCCGGCAGGGACACTCCAGAACCGCGCGAAGACCTGTCtgatgaggacgaggaagagtctggtcaggaggaggaaggcgatGAGGTGGAGATTGAAGAAGCACCGAGGAAGTGGCAGGGTATTGAAGCTATCTTTGAGGCCTACCACGAGTATGTGGATG AATGGAGTATAGAGAGGCATGTTCTTCACAGTCAGTGTAAAAGACTTGAAGCACAGAATTACAATCTGACCAGAACCGCCGAGCAGCTCACTCTCACTATGGGT GACCTGGTGAGTCAGAGGCagaaggtgagagaggagagggacagactTCAGGCCCAGCTTGAGCACTTCAGGAGGTGTTTGACACTACCGAACATACAATGGGGCAGGGGGCAAGTCAACGGGCACACGCCGAGGTGA
- the LOC120812590 gene encoding genetic suppressor element 1-like isoform X2 — translation MFGLKTPHFYLPGMNHESNKSASLGMISTATRTTATVSPLSPLTNGNVVAQSANSGFAAALRKLAKQAEDPRGSAVSGESSPVPSPATSHSSPVTTPKRGSLGPHLGQTRGHGVSGTAPVVTIAPTKTSNGLWRADARQVDLSVQGLGRERLGAENTQTQQDKRTPPTPSRHPLAHPFGLTPSSVMQDPRMQSLSLPGQMHPVVPSSAIQEEYLRALRPFGTSDDLRLTSLPMSLEQAAAAHAAAAAAYYHPAYMHHPLSLPRMEESMCLSALRSQFYSVPGGGAFSPLHHSALHLHMPGGRYPGELNHTAALAERLQMENDLRQREREQEREREKEREREAGLEREREREREEERERELDRQKDRQKERQRERQQQMVRAAENHYLAELQARRAPPEDRARPDKTKDSEHPCFPAHIPMSLQPGLHPSRGSIPHPVPNLVPSHLGKHHAAAAGGIHGALAAAMMTQRASEAAWLTRQRGQGNERDAPLEMGLRSPGKGMELKRDSHRTYSVHQNSGSKDVPPCLGAPPPLISPKGPHPPAPLTTLWNPASFVGTPSDSRRKLNPPTPPSRPPPGLTRADRPTVSWGEKQEDGGRRRTEVTERYTSTIGASLQEAGSWNQADQDRAIQSLYHRHHINNLHKRPMEPPSVPRAGAELVGRCRAASPPLVRERQGKLPSSVLVYDEVLQQHRQLLSKLDLEEKKRREAREGGYFYELDESYDESDEEEVKAHLRRVTEQPRLKLDTSSEKVDFLRACGLTTLAHRDELLLRKRRKRRRMMRERSPSPPAARSKRKASSPSAPPAPLTTPYSAEQMDCTPELHDKKDFLLMFNLSHVSPQQKRDKERPEGLLKAIQRKTVTLDTLRYNPLPPCSSPLANLTCDSSSASLLSQSNGHQYPDSPSPSPPYLHKPKHLAHNDTFKPSVDTHTSHNPPPLNPHPEKAEFTEAQPNRKLQGLQNAVASPHKKESNPVQNGRNRPWERFTPEAFAQHFHQAVLQSTHSTLQNKGVSSCCPEDGAMPHSVSQLKNSSTPYPLIHALQHGQINGYHFHPLAAGRDTPEPREDLSDEDEEESGQEEEGDEVEIEEAPRKWQGIEAIFEAYHEYVDEWSIERHVLHSQCKRLEAQNYNLTRTAEQLTLTMGDLVSQRQKVREERDRLQAQLEHFRRCLTLPNIQWGRGQVNGHTPR, via the exons GTTCTGCCGTCAGCGGTGAGTCGTCTCCCGTCCCGTCCCCGGCCACCAGCCACAGCTCGCCGGTAACCACCCCGAAGCGGGGCTCGCTAGGGCCCCACCTGGGCCAGACCAGAGGCCACGGTGTATCCGGCACCGCCCCGGTGGTCACCATTGCCCCTACCAAGACCAGCAACGGCCTGTGGAGGGCCGACGCAAGACAG gtTGATCTGAGTGTTCAGGGACTCGGTAGAGAGCGGTTGGGGGCCGAGAACACCCAGACACAACAGGATAAGAGGACTCCTCCGACCCCCTCTCGTCACCCCCTGGCTCACCCCTTCGGCCTCACCCCTAGCTCAGTCATGCAGGACCCCAGAATGCAGAGCCTCAG TTTGCCCGGGCAGATGCACCCCGTGGTTCCCTCGAGCGCCATCCAGGAGGAGTACCTGAGAGCGCTGCGGCCGTTTGGCACGTCGGATGACCTCCGGCTGACCTCTCTACCCATGAGTTTGGAGCAAGCTGCCGCGGCCCACGCCGCAGCCGCCGCTGCTTACTATCATCCTGCCTACATGCACCACCCGCTGTCCTTACCAAG GATGGAGGAGTCCATGTGTCTCTCCGCGCTACGCTCGCAGTTCTACTCTGTACCTGGAGGAGgcgccttctctcctctccaccacTCTGCCCTCCACTTGCACATGCCTGGAGGCCGCTACCCCGGAGAACTGAACCACACGGCGGCGCTGGCTGAAAG GCTGCAGATGGAGAATGATCTCcgccagcgagagagagagcaagagcgcgaacgagagaaagaaagggagcgTGAGGCCGGGCTggagcgggagagggagagagagagggaggaggagcgggagagagagctgGACAGGCAGAAGGACAGGCagaaggagaggcagagggagagacagcagCAGATGGTCAGAGCAGCCGAAAACCACTACCTGGCTGAGCTGCAGGCTCGGAGGGCACCACCAGAGGACAGGGCCAGGCCAG ACAAAACCAAGGACTCTGAGCACCCGTGTTTCCCAGCACACATACCTATGTCCCTGCAGCCGGGCCTTCACCCCTCCAGGGGCTCCATCCCACACCCTGTGCCCAACCTGGTGCCTTCTCACTTGGGGAAGcatcacgctgctgctgctggggggatCCATGGAGCTCTGGCAGCTGCCATGATGACTCAGAGGGCTAGTGAGGCGGCGTGGTTGACACGGCAACGAGGACAAGGGAATGAGAGGGACGCTCCGCTGGAGATGGGCCTCAGGTCACCTGGGAAAGGGATGGAGCTGAAAAGAGACAGTCACAG AACCTATTCAGTCCATCAGAACTCAGGAAGCAAAGACGTACCTCCCTGCCTCGGTGCTCCACCTCCCCTTATCTCCCCTAAAGGTCCCCATCCTCCTGCCCCTTTGACCACACTGTGGAACCCGGCCTCCTTCGTCGGCACCCCCTCCGACTCCCGCAGAAAACTGAACCCTCCGACCCCGCCAAGCCGGCCGCCTCCAGGACTGACCAGAGCCGACAGGCCGACGGTAAGCTGGGGGGAGAAGCAGGAAGACGGAGGCAGAAGGCGGACGGAGGTCACAGAGCGGTACACCTCAACGATTGGAGCTAGTTTACAAGAAGCAGGTTCCTGGAACCAGGCAGACCAGGACCGAGCCATCCAGAGCCTCTATCACCGCCATCACATCAACAACCTCCACAAGAGGCCCATGGAGCCCCCGTCTGTTCCCCGCGCCGGTGCTGAACTGGTGGGGCGGTGTCGGGCCGCTTCTCCGCCTCTGGTAAGGGAGCGACAGGGTAAGCTGCCCAGCAGTGTACTGGTGTATGACGAGGTTCTCCAGCAGCACCGCCAGCTGCTCAGCAAACTggacctggaggagaagaagaggagggaggcccGAGAGGGAG GTTATTTCTATGAACTGGACGAGTCGTACGATGagagcgacgaggaggaggtaAAAGCTCATTTGAGGAGAGTGACGGAACAGCCCCGACTCAAACTCGACACGTCCTCCGAG AAAGTGGATTTCCTGCGCGCGTGCGGTCTGACCACGCTGGCCCATCGCGACGAGCTTCTGCTGAGGAAAAGgcgaaagaggaggaggatgatgcgAGAGCGCAGCCCCTCTCCGCCGGCCGCGCGGAGCAAGAGGAAGGCCTCGTCGCCTTCGGCACCTCCGGCTCCCTTAACTACGCCATACTCTGCAGAGCAGATGGACTGCACCCCTGAACTGCACGACAAAAAAGACTTCCTCCTTATGTTCAACCTCTCCCACGTCAGCCCACAGCAGAAGAGAG ATAAGGAAAGGCCTGAGGGGCTGCTGAAGGCCATTCAAAGGAAGACTGTGACATTAGACACACTCAGATATAACCCTTTACCTCCGTGTAGCAGTCCTCTTGCTAACTTAACTT gTGACTCCTCATCCGCCTCTTTGCTGAGTCAATCAAATGGACACCAGTACCCAGACTCTcccagcccctcccctccctactTACACAAACCCAAACATCTCGCCCATAATGACACATTCAAACCCTCCGTGGACACCCACACGTCCCACAATCCGCCACCTTTGAACCCCCACCCTGAAAAGGCCGAATTCACGGAGGCTCAGCCAAACAGGAAGCTCCAGGGCCTCCAGAACGCTGTTGCTTCCccacacaaaaaagaatccaatCCGGTGCAGAATGGACGGAATCGTCCCTGGGAGAGGTTTACACCGGAGGCTTTTGCTCAGCACTTCCACCAGGCCGTGCTGCAGTCCACACATAGCACACTGCAGAACAAAG GAGTCTCGAGCTGTTGCCCAGAGGACGGCGCGATGCCTCACAGCGTCTCTCAACTGAAAAACTCATCCACTCCGTATCCTCTTATCCACGCGCTTCAGCACGGACAGATCAACGGCTATCACTTCCACCCCCTTGCAGCCGGCAGGGACACTCCAGAACCGCGCGAAGACCTGTCtgatgaggacgaggaagagtctggtcaggaggaggaaggcgatGAGGTGGAGATTGAAGAAGCACCGAGGAAGTGGCAGGGTATTGAAGCTATCTTTGAGGCCTACCACGAGTATGTGGATG AATGGAGTATAGAGAGGCATGTTCTTCACAGTCAGTGTAAAAGACTTGAAGCACAGAATTACAATCTGACCAGAACCGCCGAGCAGCTCACTCTCACTATGGGT GACCTGGTGAGTCAGAGGCagaaggtgagagaggagagggacagactTCAGGCCCAGCTTGAGCACTTCAGGAGGTGTTTGACACTACCGAACATACAATGGGGCAGGGGGCAAGTCAACGGGCACACGCCGAGGTGA